From a single Rodentibacter sp. JRC1 genomic region:
- a CDS encoding class I SAM-dependent DNA methyltransferase, with protein sequence MSLNNLVKRLQDVMRNDAGINGDAQRIEQIVWILFLKIYDAKEQEWELINDNYQSILPPFLRWSNWAKDNKDGKAMTGEELLNFVNNDLFPTLKNLPISTSTPMNQKIIRAAFEDNNNYMKNGVLLRQVINIIDEINFEQYQERHAFGDIYENILKSLQSAGNAGEFYTPRAVTDFMVQMIAPKLGEKIADFACGTGGFLTSALKVLEKQIQSISDRTLFNNSVYGIEKKALPHLLCVTNLLLHDIDNPNVHHDNALEKNVKDYTETEKFDVILMNPPYGGSEIEQIKMNFPSSLRSSETADLFMSVIMYRLKKNGRVAIVLPDGFLFGTDNAKIAIKQKLMSEMNLHTVIRLPHSVFAPYTSITTNILFFDNSQPTKETWFYRLDMPEGYKNFSKTKPMKLEHFNEVINWWHNRQPIEIDGFDKAKSYSYQEIADRQFNIDLCGFPHEEEEILPPDELIANYQQKRTALNADIDQILAEITGILGIKL encoded by the coding sequence ATGAGCCTAAATAACTTAGTAAAACGCCTGCAAGATGTAATGCGAAATGATGCGGGGATTAACGGTGATGCACAACGTATTGAGCAGATCGTCTGGATTTTATTTCTTAAAATTTACGATGCCAAAGAGCAGGAATGGGAGCTGATTAACGATAATTACCAATCCATTTTGCCCCCTTTCTTGCGTTGGTCGAACTGGGCAAAAGACAACAAAGACGGCAAAGCAATGACAGGCGAGGAACTGCTGAATTTCGTCAATAATGATTTGTTTCCTACATTAAAAAACCTGCCGATTTCTACCAGCACACCAATGAATCAAAAAATCATCCGTGCGGCGTTTGAAGATAATAATAACTATATGAAAAATGGCGTTTTATTACGCCAAGTGATCAATATTATTGATGAAATCAACTTTGAGCAGTATCAAGAACGCCACGCCTTTGGTGATATTTATGAAAATATTTTAAAAAGCCTACAAAGTGCGGGCAATGCTGGCGAATTTTATACACCACGAGCGGTTACCGATTTTATGGTGCAGATGATCGCCCCCAAACTAGGCGAGAAAATTGCCGATTTTGCCTGCGGTACAGGCGGATTTTTGACTTCTGCATTAAAAGTGCTAGAAAAACAAATTCAGTCCATTTCTGACCGCACTTTGTTTAATAATTCCGTCTATGGCATTGAGAAAAAAGCCTTACCACATTTGCTTTGTGTAACCAATTTACTACTGCACGATATTGATAACCCCAATGTTCATCACGACAATGCGTTAGAAAAAAACGTTAAAGACTACACCGAAACGGAAAAATTCGATGTGATTTTGATGAATCCTCCTTATGGAGGCAGTGAAATTGAGCAAATTAAAATGAATTTCCCTTCCTCATTACGCAGTAGTGAAACGGCGGATCTATTTATGTCAGTGATTATGTACCGCTTAAAGAAAAATGGACGAGTGGCAATTGTTCTTCCTGACGGTTTTTTATTCGGCACGGATAACGCCAAAATAGCGATTAAGCAAAAACTAATGAGCGAAATGAATTTACACACCGTGATTCGCCTCCCCCATAGTGTTTTTGCCCCTTATACCTCAATCACGACCAATATTCTCTTTTTTGATAACAGCCAACCGACCAAAGAAACGTGGTTTTATCGTCTTGATATGCCTGAAGGCTACAAAAATTTCTCTAAAACCAAACCGATGAAATTGGAGCATTTCAATGAAGTCATCAACTGGTGGCACAACCGCCAACCAATTGAAATCGATGGCTTTGATAAAGCGAAAAGTTACAGCTACCAAGAAATTGCAGACCGTCAATTTAATATCGACTTATGCGGTTTTCCCCACGAAGAAGAGGAAATTCTACCCCCTGATGAATTGATTGCAAATTATCAACAAAAACGCACCGCTTTAAATGCCGATATTGACCAAATTTTAGCGGAAATCACAGGGATTTTGGGGATTAAATTATAG
- the hsdR gene encoding EcoAI/FtnUII family type I restriction enzme subunit R: MFSLAEKRVMSETDIRSKFITPAIRNAGWDDRQIREEYSFKADKQFTDGRMLIDPKTKKASRKEGKRVDYLLYQAPNRTIAVVEAKDNKHTARDGLQQAMDYALLLDVPFAYSSNGDEFVEHDFITGKQRTLPMAQFPTPQELEQRWKQQYSAEELKIIQQPYYTSAASQFKEPRYYQEIAINRTVEAVAKGQNRILLVMATGTGKTYTAFQIIHRLRTSGAKRKVLFLADRNVLIDQPMTQDFKPFKDKMVKVSHKTLDSAYEVYLALYQQLDGEADKALFKQFQPSFFDLIIIDECHRGSAKENSNWRAILDYFSEATHIGMTATPKETAEASNISYFGDPIYTYSLKQGIDDGFLAPYRVVRVDLDCDLKGWRPSKGLKDKNGELVEDRLYTAKDFDYNIVLDDRTRLVAERINEFLKKTDRLQKTIVFCANINHAQRMVAALSELNADILAQNPKYIRQITGDQMGKNADLEEFCDVHNEGSSYPVIAVTSKLMTTGVDSKTCKLIVLDANIQSMTEFKQIIGRGTRLRLDADKAFFTIMDFRGVTDLFADPDFDGDPIVILDPDDDTTKTRKEKDTTGSHNDDEVREPEATYKPTIVIEAGKLLLRILDEKVQYLNEQGELVSEDIDLYSKRHIRQDFSSYKQLQQSWLTSGEIFSKFYTHEKWLHSLRTKHKWGNNVDDLDILRNLAFDKPVMTKSERVAKVQQSGYVKQYNAENQQVLGLILEEYTKSGAKDLSKPELLKNSQFEPFGGLISIVKKFGGKELYQKAVKGLENLLYSD, from the coding sequence ATGTTTAGTCTAGCGGAAAAACGTGTGATGTCAGAAACGGATATTCGTTCCAAATTTATTACCCCTGCGATTAGAAATGCGGGTTGGGATGATAGGCAAATTCGTGAAGAATACTCGTTCAAGGCAGATAAGCAATTTACCGATGGGCGGATGTTAATTGATCCGAAAACGAAGAAAGCCAGCCGTAAAGAGGGCAAGCGGGTGGATTATTTGCTTTATCAAGCCCCTAATCGCACTATTGCAGTCGTGGAGGCAAAAGATAATAAACACACCGCAAGGGACGGTTTACAGCAAGCGATGGACTACGCTTTGTTGCTTGATGTTCCATTTGCGTATAGTTCCAACGGCGATGAATTTGTCGAACACGATTTTATTACGGGTAAACAACGCACCTTGCCGATGGCACAATTCCCAACACCGCAAGAATTGGAACAGCGTTGGAAACAGCAATATTCCGCCGAAGAACTCAAGATTATCCAACAACCTTATTACACCAGTGCCGCCAGCCAATTTAAAGAGCCCCGATACTATCAAGAAATTGCGATTAACCGCACGGTAGAAGCGGTAGCAAAAGGGCAAAATCGGATTTTATTGGTGATGGCAACGGGAACTGGCAAAACCTATACCGCCTTTCAGATTATTCATCGGTTACGCACTAGCGGTGCAAAACGCAAGGTGCTGTTTTTAGCTGACCGAAATGTGCTTATCGATCAACCGATGACCCAAGACTTCAAGCCATTTAAAGACAAAATGGTAAAAGTTAGCCATAAAACCCTTGATAGTGCCTATGAAGTTTATCTCGCCCTTTATCAACAGCTTGACGGTGAAGCGGATAAAGCTCTATTTAAACAATTTCAGCCCTCTTTTTTTGATTTGATCATTATTGATGAATGTCATCGTGGCAGTGCGAAAGAAAATTCAAACTGGCGAGCGATTTTGGATTATTTCAGTGAAGCAACCCATATTGGAATGACCGCCACGCCGAAGGAAACCGCAGAGGCGAGCAATATCAGCTATTTTGGCGATCCAATTTACACTTACAGCTTAAAGCAAGGGATTGATGACGGTTTTCTCGCCCCTTATCGTGTGGTACGGGTGGATTTGGATTGCGACTTAAAGGGCTGGCGACCAAGCAAAGGCTTGAAAGATAAAAATGGCGAATTAGTGGAAGACAGACTTTATACCGCCAAAGATTTTGATTACAACATTGTCTTAGACGACCGCACTCGCCTTGTTGCCGAACGCATTAACGAATTTTTGAAGAAAACTGACCGCTTGCAGAAAACTATTGTGTTTTGTGCCAATATCAACCACGCCCAGCGAATGGTTGCGGCGTTGTCGGAGCTGAATGCCGATATATTGGCACAAAATCCAAAATATATCCGCCAAATCACAGGCGACCAAATGGGTAAAAATGCCGATTTAGAGGAGTTTTGTGATGTCCACAATGAGGGCAGTAGCTACCCTGTGATTGCGGTAACTTCCAAACTGATGACAACAGGTGTGGATAGCAAAACCTGCAAATTGATTGTACTGGACGCTAATATTCAATCAATGACCGAATTTAAACAGATTATTGGTCGAGGCACACGCCTACGTCTTGATGCCGACAAAGCCTTTTTTACCATAATGGATTTTCGTGGCGTAACGGATTTATTTGCCGATCCTGATTTTGATGGTGATCCTATCGTCATTTTAGATCCCGATGATGACACAACTAAAACCAGAAAAGAAAAAGACACCACAGGTTCGCATAACGACGATGAAGTGAGAGAGCCGGAAGCAACCTATAAACCTACAATCGTAATTGAAGCCGGAAAGCTATTGTTACGCATTCTCGATGAAAAAGTACAATATCTGAATGAACAGGGAGAATTGGTTTCGGAGGATATTGATCTCTACTCCAAACGCCATATCCGCCAAGATTTCTCATCTTACAAACAACTCCAACAAAGCTGGCTGACAAGCGGTGAGATTTTCTCCAAATTTTATACCCACGAAAAATGGCTTCACTCACTCCGCACAAAACACAAATGGGGCAACAATGTGGACGATTTAGACATTCTGCGTAACCTTGCCTTTGATAAGCCTGTAATGACCAAAAGCGAACGTGTCGCCAAAGTGCAACAAAGCGGTTATGTGAAGCAATATAACGCAGAAAATCAGCAAGTATTAGGCTTGATTTTGGAGGAATACACCAAATCGGGAGCGAAAGATCTCAGCAAACCTGAACTGTTGAAAAATAGTCAATTTGAACCCTTTGGCGGCTTAATTTCCATTGTGAAAAAATTTGGTGGCAAAGAGCTTTATCAAAAAGCGGTGAAAGGGCTGGAAAACCTACTTTACAGCGATTAG
- a CDS encoding antitoxin VbhA family protein, translating into MTTDLFKEYLLHIEANKKEKGYLWQTAIGLQEVDHLQPSLYLIETAMKNIEGEISIETAEQWISQYYQEKPSSDKNSRTEEADKVSVRTAKLLAEPAFSFNIHQYLSIRQSLFKNIYSHAGKIRNYNITKKMDIKW; encoded by the coding sequence ATGACAACCGATCTATTTAAAGAATACCTTCTCCACATTGAGGCAAATAAAAAAGAGAAAGGTTATTTGTGGCAAACAGCAATTGGGTTACAAGAGGTTGATCACTTGCAACCTTCCCTCTATTTAATTGAAACAGCAATGAAAAATATTGAGGGAGAAATTTCCATTGAAACGGCAGAACAATGGATTAGTCAATATTATCAAGAAAAACCAAGCTCCGATAAAAATTCTCGCACAGAAGAAGCGGATAAAGTTTCTGTACGCACTGCTAAACTATTAGCTGAACCTGCTTTTTCATTTAATATTCATCAATATTTATCTATTCGCCAATCACTTTTTAAAAATATCTATTCACACGCAGGAAAAATACGAAATTATAATATCACTAAAAAAATGGATATTAAATGGTGA
- a CDS encoding NYN domain-containing protein yields the protein MEKVAVLIDADNADSSLISEILNEAGRFGRVTVKRIYGDWTSERNKKWKEVLNSHAITPIQKFAYTKGKNSTDTSLIINAMDLLHSKIVDHFCIVSSDSDYTGLAHRIREEGIGIIGIGKEHTPEAFKKACEQFIREENLKDKTNSGKETSQFNNYRLIQKAFNMVKSVENDLALLSRFAEALRKIDPEFDYRSYGYNSFTKFCKSLKGYELYTHKDKTTFSIKEK from the coding sequence ATGGAAAAAGTTGCGGTATTAATTGACGCTGATAATGCTGATAGTTCATTGATATCTGAAATCTTAAATGAAGCAGGTAGATTTGGCAGAGTTACAGTTAAACGTATCTATGGAGATTGGACTTCAGAGAGAAATAAAAAATGGAAAGAAGTCCTTAATTCACACGCTATTACACCAATACAAAAATTTGCTTATACAAAAGGTAAAAACTCTACGGATACCTCGCTTATTATCAATGCAATGGATTTATTACATTCTAAAATAGTAGATCATTTTTGTATTGTTTCAAGTGATAGTGATTATACAGGATTAGCTCATCGTATAAGAGAAGAAGGAATAGGAATTATTGGTATTGGAAAAGAGCATACCCCAGAAGCCTTTAAAAAAGCTTGTGAACAATTTATTCGAGAAGAAAATTTAAAAGATAAAACAAATAGTGGAAAAGAAACATCACAATTTAATAATTATCGTTTAATTCAAAAAGCGTTTAATATGGTAAAAAGTGTAGAGAATGACTTAGCTTTATTATCTCGCTTTGCTGAAGCACTAAGAAAAATAGATCCTGAATTTGATTACCGTTCTTATGGGTATAATTCTTTTACAAAATTTTGCAAAAGTTTAAAAGGATATGAATTATATACTCATAAAGATAAAACTACATTTTCAATAAAAGAAAAATAA
- the metH gene encoding methionine synthase — protein MSQIAMTTPERTILLEAALAQRILILDGAMGTMIQKYKLTEADFRGSRFADSPIDLRGNNDLLTLTRPDVIGEIHEQYLQAGADIIETNTFSATTIAQADYDLQAVAYELNFAGAKLARDLCDKYSTPEKPRFVAGVLGPTNRTASISPDVNDPSFRNITFMQLVEAYGEATRGLITGGADIILVETIFDTLNAKAAVFAIDEVFEELGVKLPIMISGTITDASGRTLSGQTTEAFYNSLRHAKPISFGLNCALGPKELRQYMEQLAKISECYVSAHPNAGLPNAFGGYDLSAVDMAAHIKEWAESGFLNIVGGCCGTTPEHIKAFADAMQGVKPRPLPEIKTAMRLSGLEPLTIDDESLFVNVGERNNVTGSAKFKKLIKEDRFAEAIEIAIEQVENGAQVIDVNMDEALLDSQKCMTRFLNIMATEPDAAKVPVMIDSSKWEVIEAGLQSIQGKGIVNSISLKEGEEKFIQQAKLIRRYGAAVVVMAFDEVGQADTEERKVEICTRAYRILVDQLDFPPEDIIFDPNIFAIGTGIEEHNNYGVDFINACQRIKQTLPYTKISGGVSNVSFSFRGNNVMREAIHAVFLYHAIKAGMDMGIVNAGQLAIYDDLDPELREIVEDAVLNRNAEATERLIDIAEKYRNSTASTSDNSLAEWRTWRVEERLKHALVKGITTHIVEDTEEARQQFASPLEVIEGPLMAGMDVVGDLFGEGKMFLPQVVKSARVMKQSVAYLEPFINATKQKGSNNGKVVIATVKGDVHDIGKNIVSVVLQCNNFEVIDLGVMVPADKIIDTAIQEKADIIGLSGLITPSLDEMEYFLGEMNRLKLNIPVLIGGATTSKEHTAIKLYPKYDYEVIYTTNASRAVTVCAALMNPESKAELWERMKKEYEQIQKSFANRKPLRKQLPLEEARANRFDGFSGEWADYQVPQPNQTGIVEYKNVPISLLRQFIDWSPFFRVWGLMGGYPDAFDYPEGGEEARKVWNDAQIMLDELEKNGTLNPSGVMGIFPAYRVGDDIEIYRDSDRTLVAGKSYHLRQQTERGKNSKSPYNFCLSDFIADRASGQKDWLGMFAVCAGIEEHDLVEGFKAKGDDYNAILLQAVGDRLAEAMAEYLHFELRTKVWGYSKETLENDRLIKEDYIGIRPAPGYPSCPEHTEKAIIWDLLEVEQRVGMKLTESFAMWPAASVCGWYFTHPASEYFTLGRIDEDQAKDYAKRKGWDEKTMLKWLSVAMK, from the coding sequence ATGTCTCAAATCGCAATGACTACGCCAGAACGCACCATCCTATTAGAAGCCGCTCTCGCCCAACGCATCTTAATTTTAGACGGGGCGATGGGGACGATGATTCAAAAATATAAACTGACTGAAGCAGACTTTCGGGGGAGCCGATTTGCCGATAGTCCGATTGATTTGCGTGGCAATAATGATCTGCTCACCCTCACTCGTCCTGATGTGATTGGTGAAATTCACGAGCAATATTTACAGGCAGGGGCGGATATTATTGAAACCAACACCTTCAGTGCCACCACCATTGCCCAAGCAGATTATGATTTGCAAGCGGTCGCTTATGAGCTGAATTTTGCAGGAGCAAAACTTGCCCGTGATCTATGCGATAAATATTCCACCCCTGAAAAACCAAGATTTGTCGCTGGCGTGCTAGGGCCAACTAACCGCACCGCCTCCATTTCCCCCGACGTGAATGACCCAAGTTTCCGCAATATTACCTTTATGCAATTAGTCGAAGCCTATGGTGAAGCCACCCGTGGCTTGATTACAGGGGGAGCGGATATTATTTTGGTGGAAACCATTTTTGATACCCTCAACGCAAAAGCTGCGGTATTTGCCATTGATGAAGTGTTTGAAGAATTAGGGGTGAAATTGCCGATTATGATCTCTGGCACGATCACCGATGCTTCAGGGAGAACCCTTTCGGGGCAGACAACCGAAGCCTTTTACAATTCCCTCCGCCACGCCAAGCCGATTAGCTTTGGGTTGAACTGTGCCTTAGGGCCGAAAGAACTCCGCCAATATATGGAGCAACTGGCTAAAATCAGCGAATGTTATGTGTCCGCTCACCCCAATGCAGGCTTGCCGAATGCCTTTGGGGGTTACGATTTAAGTGCGGTTGATATGGCAGCCCATATTAAAGAATGGGCGGAAAGTGGCTTTTTAAATATTGTCGGTGGCTGCTGTGGCACAACGCCAGAGCATATCAAAGCCTTTGCCGATGCAATGCAAGGCGTGAAGCCTCGCCCCTTGCCTGAAATTAAAACAGCAATGCGACTGTCGGGGCTTGAACCGCTGACCATTGATGACGAAAGCCTGTTTGTGAATGTGGGCGAACGCAACAACGTTACAGGTTCGGCAAAATTCAAAAAATTGATCAAAGAAGACCGATTTGCCGAAGCGATTGAGATTGCCATTGAGCAAGTAGAAAACGGGGCTCAAGTGATTGATGTGAATATGGATGAGGCATTGCTCGATTCACAAAAATGTATGACCCGTTTCCTTAATATTATGGCAACCGAACCCGATGCAGCAAAAGTGCCGGTGATGATCGACTCAAGTAAATGGGAAGTGATTGAAGCTGGGCTACAATCCATTCAAGGCAAGGGGATTGTGAACTCCATTTCTCTTAAAGAGGGTGAGGAAAAATTTATTCAGCAGGCCAAGCTAATTCGCCGTTATGGGGCGGCGGTGGTCGTGATGGCATTTGATGAAGTGGGGCAAGCGGATACGGAAGAACGTAAAGTCGAAATCTGTACCCGAGCTTACCGAATTTTAGTGGATCAGCTCGATTTCCCACCCGAAGACATTATTTTTGACCCCAATATTTTCGCCATCGGCACAGGGATTGAAGAACATAATAACTACGGCGTGGATTTCATCAACGCTTGCCAACGCATTAAGCAAACCCTCCCTTACACCAAAATTTCGGGGGGCGTGTCCAATGTGTCCTTCTCTTTCCGTGGCAATAATGTGATGCGAGAAGCCATTCACGCCGTGTTCCTCTACCACGCCATTAAGGCAGGAATGGATATGGGGATCGTCAATGCAGGGCAGTTGGCGATTTATGACGATCTCGATCCTGAATTGCGAGAAATTGTGGAAGATGCGGTGCTCAATCGCAACGCAGAAGCGACCGAACGGTTGATCGATATTGCTGAAAAATACCGAAATTCGACCGCTTCCACCAGTGATAACAGCCTTGCCGAATGGCGAACGTGGAGAGTGGAAGAACGTCTCAAACACGCCCTCGTGAAAGGCATTACCACGCATATTGTGGAAGATACGGAAGAAGCTCGTCAGCAGTTTGCCTCGCCGTTAGAAGTGATCGAAGGTCCGTTAATGGCGGGAATGGACGTAGTCGGCGACCTGTTTGGCGAGGGTAAAATGTTCCTACCGCAGGTGGTGAAATCCGCTCGAGTGATGAAGCAATCAGTCGCTTACCTTGAACCCTTTATCAACGCTACCAAGCAAAAAGGCTCAAACAACGGCAAGGTGGTGATTGCGACCGTCAAAGGCGATGTACACGACATCGGCAAAAATATCGTCAGCGTGGTCTTGCAATGTAATAACTTTGAGGTGATCGACCTTGGCGTGATGGTACCAGCGGATAAAATTATCGACACCGCCATTCAAGAAAAAGCGGATATTATCGGCTTGAGCGGTTTGATTACCCCAAGTTTGGACGAAATGGAGTATTTTTTAGGGGAAATGAATCGCTTGAAACTCAATATCCCCGTACTCATTGGCGGAGCGACCACCTCCAAAGAACACACAGCGATTAAACTTTATCCGAAATATGATTATGAAGTGATTTACACCACCAATGCCTCTCGTGCCGTAACCGTCTGTGCCGCCCTGATGAACCCTGAAAGCAAGGCGGAATTGTGGGAGCGAATGAAAAAAGAGTACGAGCAAATTCAAAAATCCTTCGCCAACCGCAAACCGCTACGCAAGCAGCTTCCCCTTGAAGAAGCTCGGGCAAACCGTTTTGACGGCTTTAGCGGTGAGTGGGCGGATTACCAAGTGCCGCAACCAAACCAAACAGGCATTGTGGAATATAAAAACGTGCCGATTTCCCTACTCCGCCAATTTATCGACTGGTCGCCATTCTTCCGAGTGTGGGGCTTAATGGGTGGCTACCCTGACGCTTTCGATTACCCAGAAGGCGGTGAGGAAGCCCGCAAAGTGTGGAATGACGCTCAAATAATGCTCGATGAACTGGAGAAAAATGGCACGCTTAACCCAAGTGGCGTAATGGGAATTTTTCCTGCCTACCGTGTGGGTGATGATATTGAAATCTACCGAGATTCTGACCGCACTTTAGTGGCAGGCAAAAGCTATCACCTCCGCCAACAAACGGAACGAGGCAAAAACAGCAAAAGCCCGTACAATTTCTGTTTGAGTGACTTTATCGCTGACCGTGCAAGCGGTCAAAAAGATTGGCTCGGAATGTTTGCCGTCTGTGCCGGTATTGAAGAACACGACTTAGTCGAAGGCTTTAAAGCTAAAGGGGACGACTACAACGCCATATTACTGCAAGCCGTAGGCGACCGCCTCGCCGAAGCAATGGCGGAATACCTGCATTTTGAACTGCGCACTAAAGTGTGGGGATATAGCAAAGAAACCTTAGAAAACGACCGCTTGATCAAAGAAGACTACATCGGCATCCGCCCCGCCCCCGGCTACCCAAGCTGCCCCGAACACACGGAAAAAGCGATTATTTGGGATCTCCTTGAAGTCGAACAACGAGTTGGTATGAAACTCACCGAAAGTTTTGCGATGTGGCCAGCTGCGAGTGTATGTGGCTGGTACTTCACCCACCCAGCAAGTGAGTATTTTACCCTAGGACGGATTGATGAAGATCAAGCGAAGGATTATGCGAAAAGAAAAGGGTGGGATGAAAAGACTATGTTGAAATGGTTGAGTGTGGCTATGAAGTAG
- a CDS encoding serine dehydratase subunit alpha family protein — MNQERLKEIEEPLLHIVERDVVPALGCTEPISLALASATAAKYLGKTPTKIEAKVSPNLMKNGLGVAVPGTGMVGLPIAAAIGALGGDPDGGLQVLKHITAEQVSNAKAMLEQKCISVDIYPTEHILYSEAVLFAGNDWVKVAIQDQHTNIILIEKNGEVLFEKTVNECTDCDPYDIFKQVTAREIFDFSCQVALEKIRFIRQAAELNRALSNEGLRENYGLHIGRTLRKQVGSGLISDDLLSKIMIETTAASDARMGGATLPAMSNSGSGNQGIAATMPVVVVSDYLKVDEEKRLRALFLSHLMAIYIHSKLPKLSALCAVTTASMGSCAGISYLLTGKFKTASMGICSMIGDISGIICDGAANSCAMKVSTSVASGYKSVLMAMDETCVTGNEGIVEHDLDRSIDNLCAIASKSMQHIDRQVIEIMVSKPCP, encoded by the coding sequence ATGAACCAAGAAAGACTAAAAGAAATCGAAGAACCGTTACTTCACATTGTCGAGCGTGATGTTGTGCCGGCATTAGGTTGTACCGAACCTATCTCCCTTGCATTGGCTTCTGCTACGGCAGCGAAATATTTGGGTAAAACACCGACCAAAATTGAAGCGAAAGTTTCACCCAATTTAATGAAAAACGGTTTAGGCGTCGCCGTACCGGGAACGGGTATGGTCGGCTTGCCGATTGCTGCGGCGATTGGGGCATTAGGTGGCGATCCCGATGGCGGTTTACAAGTATTAAAACATATCACTGCGGAACAAGTCTCAAATGCCAAAGCAATGCTGGAGCAAAAATGCATTTCTGTGGATATTTATCCGACCGAGCATATTTTGTATTCCGAAGCGGTATTATTTGCCGGTAATGATTGGGTAAAAGTCGCCATTCAAGATCAGCACACTAATATCATTTTGATTGAAAAAAATGGTGAAGTGTTATTTGAAAAAACGGTAAATGAATGCACCGATTGCGATCCTTACGATATTTTCAAACAGGTTACTGCACGCGAAATTTTTGATTTTTCCTGCCAAGTGGCGTTAGAGAAAATTCGCTTTATCAGACAAGCAGCCGAACTTAATCGTGCCCTTTCTAACGAAGGTTTACGCGAAAATTATGGTTTACACATCGGCAGAACCTTGCGCAAACAAGTCGGCAGCGGCTTAATCTCTGACGATTTACTCAGCAAAATTATGATCGAAACTACCGCAGCATCAGATGCCAGAATGGGAGGCGCAACATTGCCCGCGATGAGTAATTCCGGATCCGGAAATCAAGGAATTGCCGCAACAATGCCGGTTGTGGTGGTATCGGATTATTTAAAAGTCGATGAAGAAAAACGCCTTCGTGCTTTATTTTTATCCCATTTAATGGCGATTTATATTCACAGTAAATTACCCAAATTATCCGCACTTTGTGCCGTCACCACCGCCTCAATGGGAAGTTGTGCAGGCATTTCTTATTTGCTCACGGGTAAATTTAAAACCGCCAGTATGGGTATTTGCAGTATGATCGGTGACATTAGCGGCATCATCTGTGATGGCGCGGCAAATAGTTGCGCAATGAAAGTTTCCACCAGTGTCGCTTCAGGTTATAAATCCGTCCTAATGGCAATGGACGAAACCTGTGTAACAGGTAACGAAGGCATTGTTGAACACGATCTCGATCGTAGCATTGATAATCTATGCGCAATCGCTTCCAAAAGTATGCAACATATCGATCGTCAAGTAATTGAAATTATGGTAAGTAAACCCTGCCCGTAA